TTAAGAAAAAATCATTCATAATTCAATGATGCTTTGTATATAAAAATAGTTGCTAAAGCTAATGTTGAGTTACCTATAAAAGTCAAGATCCCTTGTAGAGTAACTAAACCATACAAAGATTCTTGATTATCGTATATATGCCAAGTAATTGCACACATGGCACTCGCTAAATTAGGAATCATAGCTAGGCTTAACCAAAAAAAACTTTTATATTTTTCAACATTACTTATTTTTTTTATTATAAATATTGCATAAATCCATTCAATGACTGATGAAATATGTATTAACCAAGTTCCAAATGATAATTCGTGCAAAATTTATATTTTTTTCTTTAATACGTTGAGAACTTCTTTAGCATGATTTATAGGTAAAACACTTATCCATCTATAGGATATTTTCCCATCTGGAGAAATCAAAAAAGTATTTCTATCTGAGAAAGGCGGAATCCAGGAACCATATCTATCACTAATAATACCGTCAGTATCAGATAGTAAAGTATAGTTTATTGATTTTTCACTGCAGAAACTATCATGAGAATCTTGATTATCAGCACTAATACCAACAATTTCTGCATTATATTTTGAAAAATCTTTTTTTAATTCTGAAAATCCTTTTGCTTCAAGAGTACAACCTGCTGTAAAATCCTTTGGATAAAAATACATAACAAGCCACTTACCTTGAAAATCGTTTAGCTCCCAAATTTTTTTTGTTGGTATGTTTTTGTTAAAGCCTTCCAGCTGAAAGTATGGAGCTAAATCATTAACTTCAGGAGCAAAATCAAAAGCGAATGCTGAATTACAATTAAATAAAAGAAAAAATGATATTAATATACCTTCAACTACATTTCTCATCAAATTTAGAATTTTTTTAAATCAACTCCATTTGATTTAGCGAATTTATCTAGACCTACTTTTTGTATAGATTTTAGAGCTTTGGTACTAATTTTCATATTTACCCATTTTCTTCCTTCATCCCACCAAAGTCTTCTTTTCTGAAGGTTAACTTGTTGTAATTTTTTTGTACGAATATGTGAGTGGCTTACTGCCATCCCGTTATTAGCTTTTGCACCAGTCAGTTCGCAAACTCTTGACATATTTTTTTGAGTTATATCTTTAAAAATTTTAACACATGACTTATGTTGTTGAACTAAGCAATTCTGAAATTAATTCAGCATTATTATTTTGTAAATTAATTATCTGTTCTTGATCTAATCCACCAACAGATAGTTTAGCCATATCGTAAACGTGATTAGCGATTTTGGTTGCCAATGGATTTTCAACAGGATCTTTTTTAT
The window above is part of the Prochlorococcus marinus CUG1415 genome. Proteins encoded here:
- a CDS encoding DUF2499 domain-containing protein, encoding MHELSFGTWLIHISSVIEWIYAIFIIKKISNVEKYKSFFWLSLAMIPNLASAMCAITWHIYDNQESLYGLVTLQGILTFIGNSTLALATIFIYKASLNYE
- a CDS encoding peroxiredoxin, with amino-acid sequence MRNVVEGILISFFLLFNCNSAFAFDFAPEVNDLAPYFQLEGFNKNIPTKKIWELNDFQGKWLVMYFYPKDFTAGCTLEAKGFSELKKDFSKYNAEIVGISADNQDSHDSFCSEKSINYTLLSDTDGIISDRYGSWIPPFSDRNTFLISPDGKISYRWISVLPINHAKEVLNVLKKKI
- the rpmB gene encoding 50S ribosomal protein L28: MSRVCELTGAKANNGMAVSHSHIRTKKLQQVNLQKRRLWWDEGRKWVNMKISTKALKSIQKVGLDKFAKSNGVDLKKF